One genomic window of Eggerthella timonensis includes the following:
- a CDS encoding cytochrome b/b6 domain-containing protein, whose product MPWFDLAPWLIALAPFAGLFAAAFAKRKDPAIVGDRVYRHDPPARISHWTHALGVAVCLVSGIILGLRFTPAFVEDGPAAVVWMNVHFVAAVSFLFGTFFYLGNTIISCHRFKEHLPSRDAVVTTIHHYGRKLGFKNLTPVEEDKYFESEKIAYLMALGCSVLLVLSGLVKALAHVFLTLPDAFMNVITWTHDLAAVLMLLFFLAHVFFAAIAPMAWRTFPSMLFGWMPRDEAEHEHVAWMRRLKAAGRIEEPASTPSAPAEPAADGAAAASVPEPAKEV is encoded by the coding sequence ATGCCCTGGTTCGACCTCGCGCCCTGGCTCATCGCCCTGGCGCCCTTCGCGGGACTGTTCGCAGCTGCGTTCGCGAAACGCAAAGACCCCGCCATCGTGGGGGACAGAGTCTACCGGCACGACCCCCCGGCCCGCATCTCGCACTGGACGCACGCCTTGGGCGTGGCCGTCTGCCTCGTGTCGGGCATCATCCTGGGACTCAGGTTCACGCCCGCGTTCGTGGAGGACGGCCCGGCCGCCGTCGTATGGATGAACGTGCACTTCGTAGCCGCGGTCTCGTTTCTGTTCGGTACGTTCTTCTACCTGGGGAACACCATCATCTCGTGCCACCGCTTCAAGGAGCATCTCCCCTCGCGCGACGCCGTGGTCACGACGATCCATCACTACGGCCGCAAGCTAGGCTTCAAAAACCTCACGCCCGTCGAGGAGGACAAGTACTTCGAAAGCGAGAAGATCGCCTACCTCATGGCGCTCGGATGCTCGGTGCTGCTCGTGCTGTCCGGTCTGGTGAAAGCACTGGCGCACGTATTCCTCACGCTGCCCGACGCGTTCATGAACGTCATCACGTGGACGCATGACCTGGCCGCCGTGCTCATGCTGCTGTTCTTCCTCGCTCACGTGTTCTTCGCCGCCATCGCGCCCATGGCGTGGCGCACCTTCCCCTCGATGCTGTTCGGGTGGATGCCGCGCGACGAGGCCGAGCACGAGCACGTCGCCTGGATGAGGCGCCTCAAGGCCGCCGGACGGATCGAGGAGCCCGCGAGCACCCCGTCGGCTCCCGCGGAACCGGCAGCCGACGGCGCCGCGGCAGCGAGCGTCCCCGAACCCGCCAAGGAGGTGTAG
- a CDS encoding helix-turn-helix transcriptional regulator, producing MKRARIHTLLLLMGGFIAHKLSILLAWNGDALAELPWDNLQPNCFVALFCTWGVVTGVVLLGTLALFAHRGLGWPSASRLLAPAFALALGGALAFLSLVFSGSSMLPVMLAAGIMSAGYALLHFVWAVLALRSSLLTVLAALTVGQLVTSLSFLAIKQAGTEVQASFLIASCAVLFVTVHALAARESSSDDRLPLVSSEKARSLRDPLIIGIAASALGVGILWGSSPSLRDYTLWVFGAVAVCATFFAVSLARKREANPEALIRLVFAMLGIAILLNAVVPDWHAVFMGAVWVGYSMLSLCVFLLGRNGEGASDRPDGTQLVVALALFDVCIALGLATGRAMSVAAPSIETPTTVAVALLLAFIFLFGTRTRARANRAEERPADIEDINEVIRVQCRTFGARHDLTEAECDTLFYVVKGLTIKRIAGERFVSLNTIKSQMTSIYRKVGVHSKQDLLAMLEREHPRTS from the coding sequence ATGAAACGCGCGCGCATCCATACCCTGCTCCTGCTTATGGGCGGCTTCATCGCCCATAAGCTCAGCATCCTGTTGGCATGGAACGGCGACGCCCTCGCCGAGCTCCCCTGGGACAACCTGCAGCCCAACTGCTTCGTCGCGCTGTTCTGCACCTGGGGCGTCGTCACGGGCGTCGTACTGCTGGGCACCTTGGCGCTGTTTGCGCACAGGGGGCTGGGATGGCCGAGCGCCTCGCGGTTGCTGGCGCCCGCGTTCGCTCTGGCGTTGGGCGGGGCGCTCGCATTCCTCTCGCTCGTGTTCTCCGGCTCGTCGATGCTGCCGGTCATGCTCGCTGCCGGCATCATGTCGGCGGGATACGCCCTGCTGCACTTCGTGTGGGCCGTGCTGGCGCTGCGCTCCAGTCTGCTGACCGTCCTCGCCGCCCTCACCGTGGGGCAGCTGGTCACCTCGCTCTCGTTCCTGGCCATCAAACAGGCCGGGACAGAGGTGCAGGCCAGCTTTCTCATCGCCTCGTGCGCCGTCCTCTTCGTCACCGTGCACGCCTTGGCCGCGCGCGAGAGCAGCTCCGACGACCGATTGCCCCTCGTATCGTCCGAGAAGGCGCGCTCGCTGCGCGACCCGCTCATCATCGGCATCGCCGCGTCCGCGCTGGGCGTGGGCATCCTGTGGGGCTCGTCGCCGTCGCTGCGCGATTACACGCTGTGGGTGTTCGGCGCCGTGGCGGTATGCGCCACGTTCTTCGCGGTGTCGCTCGCCCGCAAGCGCGAGGCGAACCCCGAGGCGCTCATCCGCCTCGTGTTCGCCATGCTGGGCATCGCTATCCTGCTGAACGCCGTCGTCCCCGACTGGCACGCCGTGTTCATGGGCGCGGTGTGGGTAGGCTACTCCATGCTGTCGCTGTGCGTGTTCTTGCTGGGCAGGAACGGCGAGGGCGCAAGCGACCGCCCCGACGGTACGCAGCTGGTCGTCGCCCTGGCCCTCTTCGACGTCTGCATCGCGCTCGGCCTGGCTACCGGACGCGCCATGAGCGTTGCCGCGCCCTCGATCGAAACGCCTACCACGGTGGCGGTTGCGCTGCTGCTGGCGTTCATCTTCCTGTTCGGCACCCGCACGCGCGCCCGCGCGAACCGCGCGGAGGAACGGCCCGCCGACATCGAGGACATCAACGAGGTTATCCGCGTCCAGTGCCGGACGTTCGGCGCGCGCCATGACCTCACCGAGGCCGAATGCGACACGCTGTTCTACGTGGTGAAAGGGCTTACCATCAAGCGTATCGCCGGGGAGCGCTTCGTGTCGCTCAACACCATCAAATCCCAGATGACGAGCATCTACCGCAAGGTGGGCGTGCACTCGAAGCAAGATCTGCTGGCGATGCTCGAGCGCGAGCATCCCCGCACCTCGTAG
- a CDS encoding FAD-dependent oxidoreductase yields MGKHEQQNGVSRRSFLKASGATAAVAAGALLWGCAPSSAQEGASTESGIPTSWDEEADVVVVGGGGAGMSAALMAAEAGASVIVLEKGPTTGGSTALCGQAIMGVGTSVQKAAGIKDSVEEAMKYFSAIGDGRDDLVRFVVENSADAVEWLIGLGMQVPAEIGNPGLVFGGQEKERADLTAPVMRTHYAVKPDPGLWPVLQKAADAQEGIVVRTGTPVAKLVQHPDTGEVLGVLAGDGRQKAVKARKGVVLAAGGFARNADMMHALISRYDVQTTANECDTGDGMNLGLSAGSGVGYFGMLSNVQFSKPVMPCAFIVLGPDTMEGKPPFISVNVQGERWTNERKFYSYICDDLLKQPEGRAFVLTCGDAGKAGLGRAAEQAFAGDTIAELAAAMGVGADALSATVEQWNASCAQGADAQFGRPSELYPLENGPFYAAEVKPGCACSFGGVTVDTEMRAMRAAGDEAIPRLYAAGTNSMALGRFYPTCGSAVATAITTGRRAGTNAAAETPWEE; encoded by the coding sequence ATGGGGAAACATGAACAGCAGAACGGCGTTTCGCGTCGAAGCTTTCTGAAGGCGTCGGGAGCCACGGCGGCCGTCGCCGCCGGCGCGCTTTTGTGGGGCTGCGCGCCCAGCAGCGCGCAGGAAGGCGCCTCCACCGAGTCGGGCATCCCGACGTCGTGGGACGAGGAAGCCGACGTGGTGGTGGTCGGAGGAGGAGGTGCCGGCATGTCGGCCGCGCTCATGGCCGCCGAAGCGGGAGCCTCCGTCATCGTGCTGGAGAAAGGTCCCACCACCGGAGGATCGACCGCCTTGTGCGGCCAGGCCATCATGGGCGTAGGCACGTCCGTCCAGAAAGCCGCCGGTATCAAGGACTCAGTCGAGGAGGCCATGAAGTACTTCTCGGCCATCGGCGACGGGCGCGACGACCTCGTGCGCTTCGTGGTGGAGAACAGCGCCGACGCGGTGGAGTGGCTGATCGGATTGGGGATGCAGGTGCCCGCCGAGATCGGCAACCCGGGCCTTGTGTTCGGCGGCCAGGAGAAAGAGCGCGCCGACCTGACCGCGCCCGTCATGCGCACGCACTACGCCGTCAAGCCCGATCCGGGCCTGTGGCCCGTGCTGCAGAAGGCGGCCGACGCCCAGGAGGGCATCGTCGTGCGCACGGGCACGCCGGTGGCGAAGCTCGTGCAGCATCCCGACACCGGCGAGGTGCTGGGCGTGCTGGCGGGCGACGGGAGGCAGAAAGCCGTCAAAGCCCGCAAGGGCGTGGTGCTGGCGGCGGGCGGGTTCGCGCGCAACGCCGACATGATGCACGCGCTCATCTCGCGCTACGACGTGCAGACCACCGCGAACGAATGCGACACCGGCGACGGCATGAACCTCGGCCTGTCCGCCGGCAGCGGCGTGGGATACTTCGGCATGCTGTCGAACGTTCAGTTCTCCAAGCCCGTCATGCCGTGCGCCTTCATCGTATTGGGACCCGACACCATGGAGGGCAAGCCTCCTTTCATCTCGGTGAACGTACAGGGCGAGCGCTGGACCAACGAGCGTAAGTTCTACTCCTACATTTGCGACGATCTGCTGAAGCAACCCGAAGGGCGCGCCTTCGTGCTGACGTGCGGCGACGCGGGCAAGGCAGGACTTGGACGCGCTGCCGAGCAGGCGTTTGCAGGCGATACCATCGCCGAGCTGGCTGCCGCCATGGGCGTGGGCGCGGATGCGTTGAGCGCCACGGTCGAGCAGTGGAACGCCTCGTGCGCCCAGGGCGCCGACGCGCAGTTCGGGCGTCCGAGCGAGCTTTACCCGCTCGAGAACGGTCCCTTCTACGCCGCGGAGGTGAAGCCCGGCTGCGCCTGTTCGTTCGGGGGCGTGACCGTCGACACCGAAATGCGGGCGATGCGGGCCGCGGGCGACGAAGCCATCCCGCGCCTGTACGCGGCCGGCACGAACAGCATGGCGCTGGGACGCTTCTACCCCACATGCGGATCGGCAGTGGCCACGGCCATCACCACGGGACGGCGCGCCGGCACGAACGCTGCGGCCGAAACGCCCTGGGAGGAGTAG